In the Haloferula helveola genome, one interval contains:
- a CDS encoding SGNH/GDSL hydrolase family protein, with amino-acid sequence MPRCLVAGLMLAGVSFAAPGDGLDGANGHIFKVDAEGKHFELLKETEYDPKTDIGKSRFTVHWSDATVVTRLEELKNFAGITEPVAAAFYGIDKPNQQALEAGEAFEARVAVLHSGSDLQAAGKSLEGKQGVVGWFAPSDGEKPRGGVIEIKGKAVPVSLRQRFSRIYHHQPLKSADLATGFWKATLQGSEEDGKFVVASMEVEPLPDPRKTDDPKLPRVLVIGDSISMNYHDAAKEALEGVANYHRNEGNAFSSAHGVANSELWLGDYKEPGFQWDVIQFNHGLHDLKQTYDKATDTFGEYAVPLDDYKANLEKQIAILEKTGAKLIWCATTPVPNDNKSQYARRKGASAEFNAAALEVMKRHPEILINDLYGLIGGSPVFDGWRKQNDVHFYKAEEKKVLGDAVAGAVKRALGKSG; translated from the coding sequence ATGCCCCGGTGTTTGGTTGCCGGTCTGATGCTTGCCGGGGTCTCGTTCGCCGCTCCCGGTGACGGTCTCGACGGGGCCAACGGCCACATCTTCAAGGTGGATGCGGAGGGCAAGCATTTTGAACTGCTCAAGGAGACCGAGTACGACCCGAAGACGGACATCGGCAAGTCGCGCTTCACCGTCCACTGGTCGGACGCGACGGTCGTGACCCGGCTTGAGGAGCTGAAGAATTTCGCCGGCATCACCGAACCGGTCGCTGCGGCATTCTACGGCATCGACAAGCCGAACCAGCAGGCCTTGGAAGCGGGCGAGGCATTCGAAGCGAGGGTCGCTGTCCTGCATTCCGGCTCGGACCTCCAAGCAGCCGGGAAGTCCCTCGAAGGAAAGCAGGGGGTGGTCGGATGGTTCGCTCCCTCAGATGGGGAGAAACCGCGTGGCGGTGTGATCGAGATCAAGGGAAAAGCTGTCCCGGTGTCGCTGCGGCAACGATTCAGCCGGATTTATCACCATCAGCCCTTGAAGTCCGCCGATCTTGCTACGGGGTTCTGGAAGGCGACGCTTCAGGGTTCCGAGGAGGACGGAAAGTTCGTCGTCGCGAGCATGGAGGTCGAACCGTTGCCCGACCCGAGGAAAACCGACGATCCAAAACTGCCGCGCGTTCTGGTGATCGGCGACTCGATCAGCATGAATTACCACGACGCGGCCAAAGAGGCGCTTGAGGGCGTGGCCAACTATCACCGCAACGAAGGGAATGCCTTCTCGAGCGCACACGGCGTAGCCAATTCCGAGCTCTGGCTGGGTGACTACAAGGAGCCGGGATTTCAGTGGGACGTCATCCAGTTCAATCACGGTCTGCACGACCTGAAGCAGACCTACGACAAGGCGACCGACACCTTCGGTGAATACGCGGTGCCGCTCGACGACTACAAGGCCAACCTTGAGAAGCAGATCGCGATCCTCGAGAAGACCGGCGCCAAGCTGATCTGGTGTGCGACCACCCCCGTGCCGAACGACAACAAGAGCCAGTATGCCCGGCGGAAAGGTGCATCGGCGGAATTCAACGCCGCCGCGTTGGAAGTGATGAAGCGGCACCCGGAGATCCTCATCAACGACCTCTACGGGTTGATCGGCGGATCACCGGTGTTCGATGGATGGCGGAAGCAGAACGACGTCCATTTCTACAAGGCCGAGGAGAAAAAGGTCCTCGGTGATGCCGTTGCCGGCGCGGTGAAGCGTGCGCTCGGCAAGAGCGGTTGA
- a CDS encoding sialate O-acetylesterase, translated as MKRSIILGSLSLAVLSSPVTAQEADAKPVKVYILAGQSNMVGIGQVTGGGSRWGSEFIDPTVSVYEGEYDPKADYDSLKPVKEVKLEKFGGVSPTPYPGGGTQVVRGSIEMKAAGVYEFRPGYGGSTHNIMVVDGKEVHRKEVGKESVHTPIKLEAGKKVPFKITYLTGDAGGLGWYARLDIPGTLSTVVKENGKFPFLVDGEGNWTERNDVWYKGVVTATADKWLSVGCGAGGNNIGPELGFGHIVGDFHDEPVLILKASQGNRSLAWDFLPPGSERYEVDGTVYAGYKDSPASWEKGSEPEKINWYAGKQYDDCFGAAKVVLQNFDNEFPQWKGRGYEIAGFGWWQGHKDQGSEVYAARYEQNLVHLIKTLRREFQAPEAPFVVATIGFGGWEMAGDAVTVANAQLAVSGEKGKYPEFKGNVKTVETRDFWRPVDQSPKAQDFHYNQNAETYMLVGQAMGNGMLSLLQGD; from the coding sequence ATGAAACGATCCATCATCCTCGGCAGCCTCTCCCTCGCCGTCCTCTCTTCACCGGTCACGGCACAGGAAGCCGATGCGAAACCCGTGAAGGTCTACATCCTCGCCGGGCAGTCGAACATGGTGGGGATCGGTCAGGTGACGGGTGGAGGAAGCCGTTGGGGATCCGAGTTCATCGACCCGACCGTCTCGGTTTACGAAGGCGAGTATGACCCGAAGGCGGACTACGATTCGTTGAAGCCGGTCAAAGAGGTGAAGCTGGAGAAGTTCGGTGGAGTCAGTCCGACTCCCTATCCGGGCGGAGGGACGCAGGTCGTTCGCGGATCGATCGAGATGAAGGCAGCCGGTGTGTACGAGTTCCGGCCGGGCTACGGTGGCTCGACCCACAACATCATGGTGGTCGACGGTAAGGAAGTGCACCGCAAGGAGGTTGGCAAGGAGTCGGTCCACACGCCGATCAAGCTGGAGGCCGGCAAGAAGGTGCCTTTCAAGATCACCTATCTCACGGGCGATGCCGGAGGCTTGGGCTGGTACGCCCGGCTCGACATTCCCGGCACGCTTTCCACCGTGGTGAAGGAGAACGGCAAATTTCCGTTTCTCGTGGATGGCGAGGGCAACTGGACCGAGCGCAACGACGTCTGGTACAAAGGCGTGGTGACGGCCACTGCGGACAAGTGGCTGAGTGTCGGCTGCGGGGCGGGCGGCAACAACATCGGTCCCGAGCTCGGCTTCGGTCATATCGTGGGTGACTTCCACGATGAGCCGGTTCTCATCCTTAAGGCGTCGCAGGGCAATCGCTCGCTCGCTTGGGACTTCTTGCCGCCGGGCAGCGAGCGCTACGAAGTCGATGGCACGGTCTATGCCGGCTACAAGGATTCGCCGGCATCGTGGGAGAAGGGAAGCGAGCCGGAGAAGATCAACTGGTATGCGGGCAAGCAGTACGACGATTGCTTCGGTGCCGCGAAGGTGGTTCTGCAGAATTTCGACAACGAGTTTCCCCAATGGAAGGGACGTGGCTACGAGATCGCAGGCTTTGGTTGGTGGCAGGGCCACAAGGACCAGGGCAGCGAGGTTTACGCCGCGCGCTACGAGCAGAACCTCGTGCATCTGATCAAGACGCTGCGGCGCGAGTTCCAAGCTCCCGAGGCTCCGTTTGTGGTTGCGACCATCGGCTTCGGCGGTTGGGAAATGGCGGGTGATGCTGTGACCGTCGCCAATGCGCAGCTCGCGGTGAGTGGCGAGAAAGGGAAGTATCCGGAGTTCAAAGGCAACGTGAAGACGGTCGAGACGCGCGACTTCTGGCGCCCGGTCGACCAGTCGCCCAAGGCGCAGGACTTCCACTACAACCAGAATGCCGAAACCTACATGCTGGTCGGGCAGGCGATGGGCAACGGAATGCTCAGTCTGCTGCAGGGCGATTGA
- a CDS encoding arylsulfatase, whose product MIELISNVRRKGELSSRLAGLAAVFGLLSLPVALAVETAPRPNIIVIMSDDMGYSDLGCYGSEISTPTLDRLAAGGLRYTQFYNTGRCCPTRASLLTGLYAHQAGIGQMTNDGGQPGYKGDLGRDAVTMAEVLKAAGYRTYMAGKWHVTKQLKPDGDKSNWPLQRGFDRFYGTIIGAGSLFDPWTLTRGEKAITPDNDEEYQPGQYYYTDAISDYASRYVKEHAETSKEDPFFLYVAFTAAHWPMHALDKDIAKYKGKYDGGYEPIRKARYERMKELGVIKDWKLSPAPQSWKSFPDEHKAWEARCMEVYAAMVDSMDQGIGRLVKTLEETGQLENTLILFLQDNGGCHEAMGRKPRKNPAKGVEPMGKDELQTAMIPASSRAGRPVLMGPDVMPGPSETYIGYGRNWANVSNTPFREYKSHNHEGGVSTPLIAHWPKGISAKNELRQRPGHLIDIMATCVELSGATYPKEFAGQEIQPMEGRSLVASFSKDEDPDRVLLFEHYGKAAIRKGKWKLVRLGYKKPWELYDIHNDRTELNDLSETKPELAKELAGLWEKQANRTRVYPLPKGKK is encoded by the coding sequence GTGATCGAACTCATCTCAAACGTCCGGAGAAAGGGCGAACTATCGTCACGGTTGGCAGGATTGGCCGCCGTCTTTGGCCTGCTTTCTCTCCCGGTGGCGCTGGCCGTGGAAACGGCACCACGCCCGAACATCATCGTGATCATGTCGGACGACATGGGCTACTCGGACCTCGGATGCTACGGGAGCGAGATTTCCACGCCGACCCTCGACCGGCTCGCTGCCGGTGGCTTGCGATACACACAGTTCTACAACACCGGACGCTGCTGTCCGACCCGTGCGTCCCTTCTCACGGGGCTGTATGCCCACCAGGCCGGCATCGGTCAGATGACCAACGACGGAGGTCAGCCTGGCTACAAGGGGGATCTCGGTCGCGATGCGGTGACGATGGCGGAGGTGCTCAAGGCGGCCGGCTACCGGACCTACATGGCGGGCAAGTGGCACGTGACCAAGCAGCTCAAGCCCGACGGGGACAAATCGAACTGGCCGCTCCAGAGGGGTTTCGACCGCTTCTACGGGACGATCATCGGTGCGGGCAGTCTTTTCGATCCGTGGACCCTGACCCGGGGCGAGAAGGCGATCACGCCGGACAACGACGAAGAATATCAACCCGGGCAGTACTACTACACCGATGCGATCAGTGACTACGCCTCGCGCTACGTGAAGGAGCACGCCGAGACATCGAAGGAGGATCCGTTTTTCCTCTACGTCGCTTTCACGGCAGCGCATTGGCCGATGCACGCGCTCGACAAGGACATCGCCAAGTACAAGGGGAAGTATGACGGCGGCTACGAGCCGATCCGCAAGGCGCGCTACGAACGGATGAAGGAACTCGGGGTGATCAAGGACTGGAAGCTCAGTCCGGCTCCACAGTCCTGGAAGAGCTTTCCGGACGAGCATAAGGCATGGGAGGCACGCTGCATGGAAGTCTATGCCGCGATGGTCGACAGCATGGATCAGGGGATCGGGCGCCTTGTGAAAACCCTCGAGGAGACCGGGCAGCTCGAGAACACTCTCATTCTCTTTTTGCAAGACAACGGAGGTTGCCACGAGGCGATGGGCCGGAAACCGCGGAAGAATCCCGCGAAAGGAGTTGAGCCGATGGGCAAGGACGAGCTTCAGACGGCGATGATTCCAGCCAGCAGTCGTGCCGGTCGCCCGGTTCTGATGGGGCCGGACGTCATGCCGGGGCCGTCGGAAACCTACATCGGCTACGGCCGGAACTGGGCGAACGTCTCCAACACGCCGTTCCGGGAGTACAAGTCGCACAACCACGAGGGAGGGGTATCCACTCCACTGATCGCCCATTGGCCCAAGGGGATATCGGCGAAGAATGAGCTGAGGCAGCGACCGGGTCACCTGATCGACATCATGGCGACTTGCGTCGAGCTCTCGGGCGCGACTTATCCGAAGGAGTTCGCGGGTCAGGAAATCCAGCCGATGGAAGGCAGAAGCTTGGTGGCGAGTTTTTCGAAGGATGAGGACCCCGACCGCGTCCTGCTTTTCGAGCACTACGGCAAGGCGGCGATCCGCAAGGGGAAGTGGAAGCTCGTCCGGCTGGGCTACAAGAAGCCGTGGGAGCTCTACGACATCCACAACGACCGAACCGAGCTGAACGATCTTTCCGAGACGAAGCCGGAACTGGCCAAGGAACTTGCCGGTCTGTGGGAAAAGCAGGCCAACAGGACGCGCGTTTACCCTTTGCCGAAGGGTAAGAAGTAA
- a CDS encoding arylsulfatase produces the protein MKATPMTRFPILLSLLLILPSFAKEGPKPNIVLVMTDDQGYGPVGRHGHPWIRTPNLDALYDKSTRFTRFFVSPTCAPTRSAIMTGRHPMKNGVTHTILERERMTLDATTLPEVLKTAGYTTGIFGKWHLGDEEEYQPRNRGFDEEFIHGGGGIGQSYNCSCADAPGNKYFDPVLRHNGRFVKTKGYCTDLFFTAAIGWMKEQADAEKPFFAYISTNAPHGPFIAPPEDEKYFQDLGFGKAQAGFYGMIENIDVNMGRMMKRLEEWKLLDDTVVIFMSDNGMTGGGSGNPKKPLGKLPDGTPMEFYNAGMKGLKNSTEEGGVRVPFFVRWDGHYEAGRDIGTIAAHLDILPTLAELAGAKVPEKQVEGRSLLPLLKDPDATWEDRMFFNHIGRWPTGADVEKFKWKSFAVRNQRFRMVGKDQLYDMEKDPAQTTNVISEHPEVAVRMAAAYEDFWKEAVPLMVNEKVPMSKTRPFHEDYRKQEQEGGIPMWEPASIR, from the coding sequence ATGAAAGCCACACCGATGACCCGATTCCCGATTCTTCTCTCCTTGCTGCTCATCCTTCCTTCGTTCGCGAAGGAAGGACCCAAGCCGAACATCGTGCTGGTGATGACCGACGACCAAGGCTACGGCCCGGTCGGGCGCCACGGCCACCCGTGGATCCGCACGCCGAATCTGGACGCTCTCTACGACAAGAGCACGCGCTTCACCCGCTTCTTTGTCAGTCCGACCTGCGCGCCGACCCGCTCGGCGATCATGACTGGCCGTCACCCGATGAAGAACGGGGTGACGCACACGATTCTCGAAAGGGAGCGTATGACGCTCGATGCGACCACGCTGCCCGAGGTTCTGAAGACGGCGGGCTACACCACCGGGATTTTCGGCAAGTGGCACCTTGGTGATGAAGAGGAATACCAGCCGAGGAACCGTGGCTTCGATGAGGAGTTCATCCACGGTGGGGGAGGAATCGGGCAAAGCTACAACTGCTCCTGCGCGGATGCGCCGGGAAACAAGTACTTCGATCCGGTGCTGCGTCACAACGGCAGATTCGTGAAGACCAAGGGCTACTGCACCGACCTGTTCTTCACGGCGGCGATTGGCTGGATGAAAGAGCAGGCGGATGCGGAAAAGCCGTTCTTCGCCTACATCTCGACCAATGCGCCTCACGGTCCGTTCATCGCTCCGCCGGAGGACGAGAAGTATTTCCAGGATCTCGGCTTCGGTAAGGCACAGGCGGGGTTCTACGGCATGATTGAGAACATCGACGTCAACATGGGCCGGATGATGAAGCGCCTGGAGGAGTGGAAGCTGCTTGATGACACGGTGGTGATCTTCATGTCCGACAACGGGATGACCGGCGGTGGATCGGGGAATCCGAAGAAGCCGCTCGGCAAGCTGCCGGACGGCACCCCGATGGAGTTCTACAACGCGGGGATGAAGGGGCTGAAAAATTCAACGGAAGAGGGGGGAGTGCGGGTGCCGTTTTTCGTGCGCTGGGACGGTCACTACGAGGCGGGTCGGGACATCGGAACGATCGCCGCCCACCTCGACATCCTACCGACCTTGGCGGAGCTTGCGGGCGCGAAGGTCCCGGAGAAGCAGGTGGAGGGCCGCAGCTTGCTGCCTTTGTTGAAGGATCCTGACGCGACGTGGGAGGACCGAATGTTCTTCAACCACATCGGACGCTGGCCGACCGGTGCCGACGTCGAGAAGTTCAAGTGGAAGTCGTTCGCGGTTCGCAACCAGCGTTTCCGGATGGTCGGAAAGGATCAGCTCTACGATATGGAGAAGGATCCTGCGCAGACCACCAACGTGATTTCCGAACACCCGGAAGTCGCCGTGCGGATGGCCGCCGCCTACGAGGATTTCTGGAAGGAGGCAGTGCCACTGATGGTCAACGAGAAGGTGCCGATGTCGAAGACGCGCCCTTTCCACGAAGACTACCGGAAACAGGAACAGGAGGGCGGAATTCCGATGTGGGAACCGGCGTCCATCCGATGA
- a CDS encoding sulfatase-like hydrolase/transferase: protein MSLLRLRTSRLACLALAFVSSFANAARPPGEKPNIILIMADDVSWEAFGCYGAKDYRTPNIDRLASEGIRFEHCYSTPICTPSRVKLMTGQYNFRNYTHFGYLNPADRTFGHLMKEAGYKTAIAGKWQLNGLYNKLPGHDDPMRPGKAGFDEWMLWQVTTGKGGGKGGERFWSPPLEHNGRFVTMEENQGKYGPDLLCDFLCDFIERNREQPFFAYYPMVLVHDPFVPTPDTIGDAPRTHAANKEPKGAAAQKENFVAMVEYADKIVGRIDAKLRELGLAENTILMFTADNGTHTRITSRWNGMDITGGKGGMTDMGTHVPFVASWPGTAPKGAVYPDPIEFTDFYPTLLEAAGMKPGGNDPVDGRSFLPRLRGEPGNPRQWVLCHYQPYWGKKPGQFVRDQRFKLYRDGRFFEVPNDLRETNDLSKSDTGAKQRTELQSVLDKCPPAPKGDGQRNTKDRPTYPDWMDLVD, encoded by the coding sequence ATGTCCCTGCTCCGCCTCAGAACGTCCCGCCTCGCCTGTCTCGCGCTCGCCTTCGTCTCAAGCTTCGCGAACGCCGCCCGACCGCCGGGCGAAAAGCCGAACATCATCCTGATCATGGCGGACGATGTCAGCTGGGAGGCATTCGGGTGCTATGGCGCCAAGGACTACCGGACACCGAACATCGACCGTCTCGCGAGTGAGGGCATCCGTTTCGAGCACTGCTACTCCACACCCATCTGCACGCCGAGCCGGGTCAAGCTGATGACGGGGCAGTACAACTTCCGGAACTACACCCACTTCGGATACCTGAATCCTGCGGACAGGACCTTCGGCCACCTCATGAAAGAGGCCGGATACAAGACCGCCATCGCCGGCAAGTGGCAGCTCAACGGACTCTACAACAAGCTTCCGGGTCACGATGATCCGATGCGCCCGGGCAAGGCCGGCTTCGACGAGTGGATGCTGTGGCAGGTCACGACCGGCAAAGGTGGTGGCAAGGGCGGCGAACGATTCTGGAGTCCGCCCCTCGAGCACAACGGCAGGTTCGTCACGATGGAGGAGAACCAGGGCAAGTACGGGCCCGACCTGCTCTGCGACTTTCTTTGCGACTTCATCGAGCGCAACCGGGAACAGCCGTTCTTCGCTTACTACCCGATGGTGCTGGTCCACGATCCCTTCGTTCCGACTCCGGACACGATCGGCGACGCGCCCCGAACCCACGCCGCGAACAAGGAACCGAAGGGAGCGGCGGCGCAGAAGGAAAACTTCGTGGCAATGGTCGAATACGCCGACAAGATCGTCGGCCGTATCGACGCCAAGCTTCGCGAACTCGGCCTCGCGGAGAACACGATCCTGATGTTCACCGCCGACAACGGCACCCACACCCGCATCACCTCGCGGTGGAACGGAATGGACATCACCGGAGGCAAAGGCGGGATGACCGACATGGGCACGCATGTCCCGTTCGTCGCTTCATGGCCCGGCACGGCTCCGAAAGGTGCGGTGTATCCCGACCCCATCGAATTCACCGACTTCTATCCGACGCTGCTGGAGGCGGCGGGGATGAAACCGGGGGGAAACGATCCGGTTGACGGACGGAGTTTTCTTCCCCGCCTCCGCGGCGAGCCCGGCAACCCGCGCCAGTGGGTGCTTTGCCACTATCAGCCGTACTGGGGCAAAAAGCCCGGGCAGTTCGTCCGCGACCAGCGGTTCAAACTCTACCGCGACGGCCGGTTCTTCGAGGTACCGAACGACTTGCGGGAGACGAACGACCTGTCGAAAAGCGATACCGGAGCGAAGCAGCGCACCGAACTTCAGTCGGTTCTCGACAAGTGCCCTCCTGCGCCGAAAGGCGACGGTCAGCGCAATACCAAAGACCGCCCAACCTATCCCGACTGGATGGATCTCGTCGACTGA
- a CDS encoding alpha/beta hydrolase fold domain-containing protein, whose amino-acid sequence MRLVSRILRYVLPAIAVAVLPLAVAAETGLPKVLLIGDSISGGYQKEVKRLLDGKAVVVKNEGNAQYTGTGVKKIEQWLGDGDWDVIHFNWGLWDMYGWEFANEDRSPQAYAERLEKLVTRLEKTGATLIWATTTPACPEPEVTMKNRFKTEVKISPDLEKRYLDAAGGVMKKHGVRINDLHSLIRPDLEKYATGPDNVHFTGAGYGVLARQVVAEIEKAIAGSEPRKVRSFASMQKELQPSKIIPYKTVGDRELTLHLFHPDGFKPGDRRPAYVVIHGGGWVGGDPRRFYPYAQSLVPEGYVGISVEYRLAKPGTGVTVFDCVKDGRAAIRYIRAHAAELGIDPKKIGVGGGSAGGHVALGTALFDDFDHADEDLSVSCRPDALVLLFAVLDTSSKGYGNARVGKDWKSISPLHRIRSGMPPTLVFHGDRDNVAPEPILMEFVKRMKDEGNVCELVLEKGGRHGHINNDMGLFDDAAARTLKFFRSHGLK is encoded by the coding sequence ATGAGACTGGTTTCGAGAATACTCCGCTACGTCCTGCCTGCCATCGCTGTGGCGGTTCTGCCGCTTGCCGTTGCGGCGGAGACGGGTCTGCCGAAAGTCCTGCTGATCGGCGATTCGATCTCAGGAGGGTATCAGAAGGAGGTGAAGCGTCTGCTCGATGGCAAGGCGGTGGTGGTGAAGAACGAGGGCAACGCCCAGTACACCGGGACCGGGGTGAAGAAGATCGAACAGTGGCTCGGCGACGGCGACTGGGACGTCATCCATTTCAACTGGGGACTGTGGGACATGTACGGCTGGGAGTTCGCCAATGAGGATCGCAGTCCGCAGGCCTATGCCGAACGTCTGGAGAAGTTGGTGACCCGTTTGGAGAAGACCGGCGCGACTTTGATCTGGGCGACGACGACGCCGGCGTGCCCGGAGCCGGAAGTCACCATGAAGAATCGCTTTAAGACGGAAGTGAAGATCTCGCCCGATCTGGAGAAGCGGTATCTCGATGCGGCGGGCGGCGTGATGAAGAAGCATGGTGTCAGGATCAACGACCTGCACTCGCTGATCCGTCCGGACTTGGAAAAGTATGCCACCGGGCCGGACAACGTCCACTTCACTGGCGCAGGCTATGGTGTGCTGGCCCGCCAGGTCGTGGCAGAGATCGAGAAGGCGATTGCCGGATCGGAACCGCGCAAGGTCCGCAGCTTCGCGTCGATGCAGAAGGAGCTGCAGCCGAGCAAGATCATCCCTTACAAGACGGTCGGAGATCGGGAGCTGACCCTGCATCTCTTCCATCCCGACGGGTTCAAGCCGGGCGACCGTCGGCCGGCCTATGTGGTGATCCACGGTGGCGGATGGGTCGGTGGTGATCCACGAAGGTTTTATCCCTACGCCCAGAGTCTGGTGCCCGAGGGATACGTCGGAATCAGCGTCGAGTATCGTCTGGCGAAGCCGGGCACGGGCGTGACGGTATTCGACTGTGTGAAGGACGGACGGGCGGCGATCCGATATATCCGGGCCCACGCGGCCGAGCTCGGGATCGATCCGAAAAAGATCGGCGTCGGCGGCGGATCCGCTGGCGGGCATGTCGCCCTCGGGACCGCACTGTTCGATGACTTCGACCATGCCGACGAGGACCTGTCGGTGTCGTGTCGGCCCGATGCGCTGGTGCTGCTCTTCGCGGTGCTCGATACCTCATCGAAGGGCTACGGAAATGCCCGGGTCGGAAAGGACTGGAAATCGATCTCTCCACTGCACCGGATCCGCTCCGGGATGCCGCCCACGCTGGTTTTCCATGGCGACCGCGACAACGTGGCGCCGGAGCCGATCCTCATGGAGTTCGTGAAGCGAATGAAGGACGAGGGCAACGTCTGTGAGTTGGTGCTGGAGAAGGGTGGCAGGCACGGGCACATCAACAACGATATGGGCCTTTTCGATGACGCGGCAGCGAGGACCCTGAAGTTCTTCCGCAGTCACGGACTTAAGTGA
- a CDS encoding LysM domain-containing protein: MKVIGCIWILLAGIATAFPESLETLRRQVQEQERQIKRLEIENARLRYMLTEADEPKTDPLYGAKVSGKPAAAKGGSEGRAHVVREGDTLSKIASTHGVELDAVLEANRIPDPSRIAVGQRIVMPGPDASLLPKLERAERRTHVVQSGENLYRISLRYGVDLDDLLAANPAVDPRRLRVGQKISVPTAETALAAGR; this comes from the coding sequence ATGAAAGTGATCGGCTGCATCTGGATCCTACTGGCGGGCATCGCGACCGCGTTTCCCGAGTCGCTTGAAACGCTGCGTCGGCAGGTTCAGGAACAGGAACGCCAGATCAAGCGTCTGGAGATCGAGAACGCCCGGCTTCGCTACATGTTGACCGAGGCGGATGAACCGAAGACGGACCCGCTGTATGGCGCCAAGGTCTCGGGCAAGCCGGCGGCGGCGAAAGGGGGCTCGGAGGGGAGGGCACACGTGGTCCGCGAAGGTGACACGCTTTCGAAGATCGCGTCCACGCACGGCGTCGAACTCGATGCGGTGCTCGAGGCGAACCGGATTCCCGACCCATCCCGGATCGCCGTAGGCCAGCGGATCGTGATGCCGGGCCCTGATGCCAGTCTGTTGCCGAAGCTCGAGCGGGCGGAGCGGCGGACCCACGTGGTCCAATCCGGCGAAAACCTCTACCGGATCTCGCTGAGGTATGGGGTGGATCTGGACGATCTGCTGGCCGCGAATCCGGCGGTCGATCCGCGACGTTTGCGAGTCGGACAGAAGATTTCGGTTCCGACAGCGGAAACAGCGCTGGCGGCAGGCCGCTGA
- a CDS encoding DUF1501 domain-containing protein gives MDPRLERQYLINRRHFFGKSATGIGVAALASLLGEDALASEEKVMEAVSHFAPKAKRVIYLFQNGAPSHVELFDHKPRLAELHGEPVPPSYMEGKRFSTMSAAADKRKLLAPLEAFKQHGESGAWVSSLMPHTAKVVDDLCFVKSMHTEQVNHAPAINFFLSGFQLPGRPTVGSWLSYGLGTMNANLPTFVVMTSVTKDTSCGQIFYDSYWSSGFLPSRHQGVKLRAGNSPVLYLNNPKGVDGTLRRKMLNGISKLNEAKLADFGDPEIATRIAQYEMAYRMQTSVPELADISGESKATLDLYGPQVHEPGTFARNCLLARRLVERGTRFVQLMHAGWDQHNSLTTELYNQCRDTDQPSAGLITDLKQRGLLDDTLVIWGGEFGRTPFLQGDISNRPKWGRDHHPYAFTVWMAGGGVKPGISYGESDDIGFNVTKDPVHIHDFHATLLHLLGVDHEKLTFKFQGRHYRLTDVHGHVVKDILA, from the coding sequence ATGGATCCCCGCCTCGAACGCCAGTATCTGATCAACCGCCGCCACTTCTTCGGCAAGAGCGCCACCGGCATCGGAGTCGCCGCCCTCGCCTCACTGCTCGGGGAGGATGCGCTCGCCTCCGAGGAGAAGGTGATGGAAGCGGTCTCGCACTTCGCCCCGAAGGCCAAGCGGGTCATCTATCTTTTCCAGAATGGCGCACCGAGCCACGTCGAGTTGTTCGACCACAAGCCGCGCCTTGCCGAACTGCATGGCGAGCCGGTTCCACCGAGCTACATGGAAGGCAAGCGGTTCAGCACCATGTCGGCCGCCGCCGACAAACGGAAGCTGCTCGCTCCGCTCGAGGCGTTCAAGCAGCACGGCGAAAGCGGTGCGTGGGTCAGCTCGCTGATGCCGCACACGGCGAAAGTCGTCGATGACTTGTGCTTCGTGAAGAGCATGCACACCGAGCAGGTGAACCATGCACCCGCGATCAACTTCTTCCTCAGCGGCTTCCAGCTCCCCGGCCGTCCGACCGTCGGTTCATGGCTGAGCTACGGGCTCGGAACGATGAATGCGAACCTACCGACATTCGTCGTGATGACCTCGGTGACGAAGGACACCTCGTGCGGGCAAATCTTCTACGACAGCTACTGGAGTTCCGGCTTCCTTCCTTCCCGCCATCAAGGCGTCAAACTGCGCGCGGGAAACAGTCCGGTGCTCTACCTCAACAACCCGAAGGGTGTCGACGGCACCCTGCGGCGAAAGATGCTCAACGGGATCTCGAAGCTCAACGAGGCCAAGCTTGCCGACTTCGGCGACCCGGAGATCGCGACCCGCATCGCGCAGTACGAAATGGCCTACCGCATGCAGACCAGCGTGCCGGAACTGGCCGATATCTCCGGAGAATCGAAGGCCACGCTCGACCTCTACGGACCGCAGGTCCACGAGCCCGGAACCTTTGCCCGCAATTGCCTGCTCGCGCGCCGGCTTGTCGAGCGCGGCACGCGATTCGTCCAACTCATGCACGCCGGATGGGACCAGCACAACTCGCTGACCACCGAGCTCTACAACCAGTGCCGCGACACCGACCAGCCGTCGGCCGGGCTGATCACCGACCTCAAGCAACGCGGCCTGCTCGATGACACCTTGGTCATCTGGGGCGGCGAGTTCGGGCGCACGCCATTCCTCCAAGGCGACATCAGCAACCGCCCGAAGTGGGGTCGCGACCACCACCCGTATGCCTTCACCGTCTGGATGGCCGGCGGCGGAGTGAAACCGGGGATCAGCTACGGCGAGAGCGATGACATCGGCTTCAACGTGACCAAGGACCCGGTGCACATCCACGACTTCCATGCCACACTGCTCCACCTGCTCGGCGTCGACCACGAGAAGCTCACCTTCAAATTCCAGGGCCGCCACTACCGCCTCACCGACGTCCACGGCCACGTGGTGAAGGACATCCTTGCCTGA